From a region of the Osmia lignaria lignaria isolate PbOS001 chromosome 1, iyOsmLign1, whole genome shotgun sequence genome:
- the LOC117606134 gene encoding solute carrier family 25 member 16 isoform X1: MSYQVRSEDYIFLIKSLFAGGIAGMCSKTTVAPLDRIKILLQAHNRHYKHLGVISGLKEIIQREKFFALYKGNFAQMIRIFPYAATQFTTFELYKKYLGGIFGKHSHIDNFLAGAAAGVTAVTLTYPLDVIRARLAFQVTGEHIYGGIIHAGVTIFKKEGGIRALYRGFWPTIFGMIPYAGFSFYSFEQLKYLCMKYAPDYFCDKCDRNTGGLVLTTSARLLCGGVAGAIAQSFSYPLDVTRRRMQLAMMNHATHKYSTSMLQTMKMIYKENGIAKGLYRGMSINYLRAIPMVSVSFTTYEIMKQVLNLDTGIKL, encoded by the exons ATGTCATACCAAGTCAGATccgaggattatatatttttaataaaaagtttatTCGCTGGtg GTATAGCTGGAATGTGTTCAAAAACAACAGTAGCCCCATTAgacagaataaaaatattattacaagCACATAATAGACACTATAAGCATTTAG GTGTTATTTCTGGACTAAAAGAAATAATCCAGCGTGAAAAATTTTTTGCTTTGTATAAAGGAAATTTTGCTCAAATGATAAGAATCTTTCCATATGCTGCAACACAATTTACTACATTTGAGCTGTACAAAAAG TATCTAGGAGGTATATTTGGGAAGCACTCGCACATAGATAACTTTTTGGCTGGAGCTGCTGCTGGTGTCACTGCAGTTACATTAACATATCCGTTAGATGTCATTAGAGCTAGGCTTGCTTTCCAAGTCACTGGAGAACATATTTATGGAGGAATTATACATGCGGGTGTCACGATTTTTAAAAAG gaAGGTGGTATCCGAGCGCTGTACAGGGGATTTTGGCCAACTATTTTTGGCATGATTCCATATGCAGGATTTTCCTTTTATTCATTCGAACAACTTAAATATTTATGTATGAAATATGCACCAGATTATTTTTGTGACAAGTGTGATAGAAATACTG GTGGTTTAGTTTTAACTACATCTGCTAGATTATTATGCGGAGGTGTTGCAGGTGCTATTGCTCAAAGTTTCTCTTACCCATTGGATGTTACTAGAAGACGTATGCAGTTAGCTATGATGAATCATGCTACGCACAAAtatag TACTAGTATGTTACAAactatgaaaatgatatataaaGAAAATGGCATTGCAAAAGGTCTGTATCGTGGAATgagtattaattatttaagagCAATTCCTATGGTATCAGTCAGTTTCACCACATACGAAATTATGAAACAAGTACTGAATTTAGATAcaggaataaaattataa
- the LOC117606134 gene encoding solute carrier family 25 member 16 isoform X2 has translation MNKKSIAGMCSKTTVAPLDRIKILLQAHNRHYKHLGVISGLKEIIQREKFFALYKGNFAQMIRIFPYAATQFTTFELYKKYLGGIFGKHSHIDNFLAGAAAGVTAVTLTYPLDVIRARLAFQVTGEHIYGGIIHAGVTIFKKEGGIRALYRGFWPTIFGMIPYAGFSFYSFEQLKYLCMKYAPDYFCDKCDRNTGGLVLTTSARLLCGGVAGAIAQSFSYPLDVTRRRMQLAMMNHATHKYSTSMLQTMKMIYKENGIAKGLYRGMSINYLRAIPMVSVSFTTYEIMKQVLNLDTGIKL, from the exons ATGAATAAGAAAA GTATAGCTGGAATGTGTTCAAAAACAACAGTAGCCCCATTAgacagaataaaaatattattacaagCACATAATAGACACTATAAGCATTTAG GTGTTATTTCTGGACTAAAAGAAATAATCCAGCGTGAAAAATTTTTTGCTTTGTATAAAGGAAATTTTGCTCAAATGATAAGAATCTTTCCATATGCTGCAACACAATTTACTACATTTGAGCTGTACAAAAAG TATCTAGGAGGTATATTTGGGAAGCACTCGCACATAGATAACTTTTTGGCTGGAGCTGCTGCTGGTGTCACTGCAGTTACATTAACATATCCGTTAGATGTCATTAGAGCTAGGCTTGCTTTCCAAGTCACTGGAGAACATATTTATGGAGGAATTATACATGCGGGTGTCACGATTTTTAAAAAG gaAGGTGGTATCCGAGCGCTGTACAGGGGATTTTGGCCAACTATTTTTGGCATGATTCCATATGCAGGATTTTCCTTTTATTCATTCGAACAACTTAAATATTTATGTATGAAATATGCACCAGATTATTTTTGTGACAAGTGTGATAGAAATACTG GTGGTTTAGTTTTAACTACATCTGCTAGATTATTATGCGGAGGTGTTGCAGGTGCTATTGCTCAAAGTTTCTCTTACCCATTGGATGTTACTAGAAGACGTATGCAGTTAGCTATGATGAATCATGCTACGCACAAAtatag TACTAGTATGTTACAAactatgaaaatgatatataaaGAAAATGGCATTGCAAAAGGTCTGTATCGTGGAATgagtattaattatttaagagCAATTCCTATGGTATCAGTCAGTTTCACCACATACGAAATTATGAAACAAGTACTGAATTTAGATAcaggaataaaattataa